The stretch of DNA GGCAATCCTGTTGCGATAGTGGCcaggtagctagctagtagcTACTACTCGGAAAACCTAAGGTAACGTCATCGTGTCTCTTGTCGACCATACACGTTAATTATTCTAGCAGTACGTTCGGACTGCTCGTTAATTATAAAGGAGCACGATATAGCTAGGAAACATTTGCAGATACATTTGTCAATGTATGATCCTAAAATACTGCACTGTATCTCTTTCACTTCCAACTCATAATATAGCTAAACCGGAGATTAGCTTTCTCTCCTAGCATGCTGTGCGTTTCTCAAATGTAGTATTATGTCTAGGACACACGGACGCGTTATCTCTGGCGACCAATTCTAAAACAGCAACTCCCTACTTCCATTAACACGATGTTATACATAACGAAAAAATATGCAACATATTACGCTTAAAGTAGCTACAATACCAGAATCAGCGCGTCCATTTTTCCTTTCGGCCGACGTGGAACTAGAAAAGCATTGTGCGTTTTCCGATTGGATATCTGTATACGTCATTCAAATATTTAGCGTGTTGATTTGCTAAAATAAGACGAATCACGTTTCGTAATGTTTACGTCGTAGCACCGAACTTCCGCTTCCTCATAGCGACCAGGGAAATGTTGGAATGGGATGTCCCCACTGAACTATTTAGTGGATGTCCCCGACAGCGACCGAAGTAAAATAATGTCTGCCACTCTGTGGTTACATACGCCCTTCATGCCACGCAGATATGCTAACTACTAACAAGTACATTGCAGTGTTAAgccagaaaagaaaagcaggttGATGAGGGGGATGTTTGAGGTGGTAAACGGCTTACTTTCTGGGCGGAGGCTGAACCCTTGAACCCCAGGttgcacataacataacatcaagGAAATGTTATGACCAAACTGGTGGCAGCCTCCCAGCCCATAACTAAAGATTAAACAAAGTAAAGCTCTATCACTAAATATTAAGCGAAGCATGTTCTCAGTGAGCTTTAAGTTTTAAGATTACACTGAATAGCAGATTGTAGATACGGAAAGGCTATGAATCACCGGAATATGTAAAGCATGTGTTGAGATCACAGTGTGAAatcctgttttaaaaaatgaacttgGTTTGGGTGAGTAGGCTACCTTGAACAGACTACCCCTTCAATTAATGACAAttagtaaaaaagaaaaagtaaaagaaaaaggaaaaaaacaaaaaacaaatgtaatttaatttgtcaaTGGGTGAACGCAGCAGAGGGCACATTCATATTTTCCGGCTTAAATCCTGCAATTTGCAAGTGGCTTGCAGATCATATTCTGGTAAGCCAGGGGCAGTAAATCTTGGGTCTCAGGGAGTAAGTGGGAGGCCAGTGTGGCGGTGAGAGTGGCGAGGTTGGGTGCCTGAAGGCAGACCAGCTTGTCCGGCGTGACCTGATTTCCCATTGCTGTTGTGCCTCCAGCTTGTCTGGCTACCTTCCAGCTGGGGAGGCTCAGATGCAATCCATCTCACAGATGCCGTCTGTTCATGTCTCATCCCATTTACTTTTTGTATTTACACCAAACCAATGAGAAAATATTAGATTGTTTcaaaacagaaactgaaaattggaagtttgtatttgtttacctAAAATAGAGGACACTCTCCgtgtataatacattttaacatttggaATTGTCCACTGCAGTATTGGTGGCAGATGGTATCTTCCTCCTTTTAATtattaaacatatatatatatatatatatttttttttaaatatatatatactttctGAGATGAACTCTTAAGAGCATTAGGTACCATTTAACAGAATATGATGACACAATAGCGTTTTCTTGTCATGTAAATGATACTATTCTGCTCCATATTTCTCTAATGTTTGATTGAGGATATTGAGTTGAGTACTGCTCAACTGTGGGGTACAAAGAAAGACGTGAACAATGTTACTCCTGTGCACACAAGTTGATGGTTTCCTTGAAAAAAGAGTTCCCATTTCCCCTCCAATGTCTGTACAGAGTACTGTACAGTTTAATAATAGAATGGGAACATTTGCATTATTGGGTAGCTTACTCAAAAAAAAGCAGTTACCTCTCATATCAGCAAATTTGAGATTGTGATTTTACATGGCATGACACTTCAAAGAGATTACGTTCTTTACAACAGCCTACGGCTACCTGCCAATCAACTTTAAGGAAAGTTGAGACTGAACGACAAAGCCTAGACATAGACATTCCCAAGAgatacattaatattaataacaaatgAACTAATCCAGGctgtgacttggaggggctcagtctctgaccctcaccccctacaaactggagtcccgccgggctcagttcttggtcctctcctcttctcgctatacagcatgtctcttggttctgctatctcttcccatggcttttcttattactcttacgccgatgatacccaactctttatttccttcccccccgataccgaggtcaccacacagatctctgcctgcttggctgatatctctgcgtggatgacttcccaccacctgaagcttaaccttgccaaaactgagcttctctacatcccgtCGAAgccctctccgtcaatcgacctctcactgactgttgaggactttgtagtttcctcctcccgtatggCAAAGAAACTTGGGgtaactcttgataactgcctcaccctggctccacaagtatcctccactgccagaacctgcaggttctttctgtacaatatacgccgtatccgtcatctcctgacggagaaagccacccagctcctagtccaggcactcgtcatttcccgcctggattactgcaactccctcttagccggtctcccagcatgtgccatcaagcccctcgagctggtccagaatgctgcagcccgcctgatcaccagtcagcccaggtcgactcatgtcaccccgcttctcattggcctccactggcttcctattgccgcacgcatccgattcaaggccctagtgttggcatttcaggctgctaagggctGTCCCACCTTACaaacaatccttgatcactccctactccccagctagaccactccggtcttccagctctggtcgccttatggttccctcactacgagaacctggcggtcgagctgcccgttcacgcctgttttccattctggttcctcagtggtggaatgacttgccgaccactgtcaggacagcagaatccctccccctatttcaatgcagactaaaaacacaccttttcaaactctaccttaatcctccctcctgatttcccctgcccccctttctgatatcccgatccctcttcttctccccgtgtctgcgtgggtttcctccgggtactccggtttcctcccacagtccaaagacatgcaggttaggctgattggacagtctaaattgcccgtaggtatgagtgtgagtgaatggtgtgtgtgtcctgcgatggactggcgacctgtccagggtgtattcctgcctttcgcccaatgtatgctgggataggctccagcccccctgcgaccctgattaggataagcgggttcagataatggatggatggatggatgactatatgtttaaaacagcacttcctatgtattttcctagttatggatgtgatgctttgacttgtgaagaacctatgcacttgtaagtcgctttggattaaacgcgtctgccaaatgactaaaatgtaaaatgtaaatgtcaggcAGTTTGCTCTTCTGCCACCCATGTTCCAAGTTAAATTACTACATGTTTAATTACTATATCAAAGTTCCAAACCGGAACAGAACATTCAGCCAAAAAAGCAATCCTATGCTTTTGAATTGAGTTTACTGGTTGGCAAAAAATAAGCAATAGCAAATGCGTATCATTTTTGCCCATTTTTGATCTGGTACGACATGCAATAACACCTATTAACGTGTGTCAAGATGGTCcagacaaaaatgttttattttggcataaaatatgcacacaaacaagtaAAGGCAAACTAGAGTTTGAGGTTTTAGCTTTTAGAAACTTTGATGTacaaaactgattttttttttttcccagcagggAAGTTATATTCGTCCCTGCATGCTgtatacaacacaataaaacataacCAAGGGGATTAATGAGCTTTATAAAATATGAAGACTGATTTAACAAATGACATTTAGTTGGCAAACTTAACAGTTTGTCCAgatttgaaatattttagtGCATCTTGCCTTTCAATTTATAAAGATTGAAAGAATACTATGCAGGATTATCcccttgaaaatataaaaacatgccCAGTCATTACCATGATACACTGGTAACCTGGATCCACtcctgcccaataccttgcttgtctacttatACTGCTCGAGCAGTTTCAGAGTGCAGGcctttttcatttctgtgctgtatctgtaaagcatgtgtccaataccGAACTGGTGCACTCTATGGTCCAAGAGCAGGAGGGCAAGAGGAGACTTGTACGGATTGGCTACAACAGTGGCAAGCTAGGTACTTATTCCATTATAATGTATTGTGCCCATGAAATGCAAGAGTGAAAGTGTGACAATGTCCAACTCTCTGCTACACCTTATTTAATCTTTGAAACTGTACTAAAAGGTAGTCAAACCTAACACTGCACAAAACTTTACTCATGCTTGTGGATTAAGGTTGGAGGATTTTGAGACCACAATATGAAATGCACGTTCTtaaaaaatatactttattataaaacGAAATTTACATGGGTAAAAGGCCATCCAGCAGCCTTCGTtgttcataataaataaataaataaataaataaaaaccacgAACTCCTCCAGTGTCCAACATGAGCCTGAAAGTGAAGCACAGGTTAATGTTAGAGGGATTCAGTGCAACACCACACAGACCACGTCCAAAGGCCAACTACATAATTTACTGCACCAGGCACACAGAAGCAGAAGAGTGGAGGACAAAGGCCCCACTGGATTCTATACAAAAGGAGCAAAAGGAAACCAAGGAGACATGCAGGCCCCAGCAGCCCAAATGGCAGCATTTGCTAGGCCTATTAAACATGGGCAGTGCTGACATAGCAGAGATATGGGGCGGGGGGGAATTGTGTCATGTACCTTCTTTGCAAACGGCTCTGCCAACAGCGACATCACCCCACGATCAGCTTCCAGATCAGCAACCTAATAAgagaaaatggcagccattaGCAACAAGCGAGGGCAAACATTCCCAAGAAACATTACCAAGGATTATAGATTTGCCAGAGCCATGACACAGTCCAACTAAACTGCAAACAAAATGATCTATCGCACACGGATTCATACAGTGCCAGGCTCATACCAAACTACTCTAACTACTTTGCATGCATTACACTAGCTATCAACTACATTTACTGGTAAAtggttaaaatattttcaaccaAGTTCCCAGAGGGCACTGGGTGCTTTGGCAACATTTATGCGCAATGACACTACGAGTTTGTATCAACCAGGCAGGCTTTTTAAAAGCAAATCACTGGTCAGATCCAATACTTTCCCCACTTACCCCCTCCTATGTCACTTAGAATGGGGGCACACAAACCACAGTGGGAATCAATACTTTTAATGTAACCATGTACTTTGTAGCAATCTCACTCAAAGCAAACCTGCTGTCTGACACAAACCCTGCCTCCAGTtactccactgttcaaacaTTACAGGTACAAAGttgaaaaatctgttcttaCCTACTAGCATGGTATAAAAACACCCTTTTGTAGCTGCTGCTTGCTAGTCTTACAAGAGCAACCTTCTGTACTCAGACTGTCCCCTGCTTCTCTGGCTCCTTGCGAAGATCTTGCTATGTCTCTCCCTCAGCTGGCCTCCAAGGCTAGCCTCACGTTCTGCAAGTAAGCTAGCCTCCAAAACAGCCATGGTGACTGCAAACCAGCTATGAACCTGAGAGCAGGTCTGTACTGCATTCAAAAcatcccccaccctcccacatACTAAAACATTTCCCGAAGACAGATGCAGGCCTGTCTGGCATTGTAAGGGGCTGGCCATTCAGTACGGATGCACTACAGATGGGACTGCTAATGCTATACTGTGCATTTTCATCTAGGTTTTGCTAGAATGAGCAGGAAGTGCAATTCAAGGGCTGAACTGTTAGTTTGATATTCAGCTGATCATTAAGCAGAATAAGAGCGCTGCAGGCGGTCTGAAATTGAACAGACAcagtcccaaaaaaaaaatagcccCAACCTCTACTGAAACAACTTTTGATTGCATGGGAATCTTTTAACCGCCGATTCCAACCCCGAATCGTGTTCCAAATTAACCAATTTACATCTGGCCATAAAGGAATTTCGATCTCACCATTgacttgaaaaaataataaaaatgcacaatgtaaaaaaactgaaagatgGGTTTATTTCAACTTGATTTCTTGcagttacattaaaaaaaacaccataTTGGTGTAAAaggaagacaaaacaaaaagaacacaaaacCTGGGAATGCTTTACACTTCACAGAAAAAGCAACTACAAAATAATCGTGCTTGACAGCAATTGACAAACACTTGTTTGAagccccacccctcccacatgattttttttttccttttctttttcttctctagTTTACTGTACATGTCTCTTCATGTGACAGCTGTAAACTGCCACGACTGTGCTTGGCTGAGCAGATCTATGGCTGTAAGCCTGTCGTTTCCCTGTCACCTCTCTGGCTCTCCTCTCCTAAGTACTGAGTCCTGTTGAACAATACGGAACAACATTGTTAAACCGTGCAGTGTCCTCATTAAGAAAGCTACATCATGGGATCTTAGGCAGGAGCAAGCCTTCGGTTTTCTAGCAAAAAGAAACTCATGGCTGGACAGAGGTACAGGTTTTCCGCTGATAGTGTTGGAAACTTGTGATCAAAGCCTTTTTTGACCGAGTGGCCAATTTTGACCAAGTTGATGACGAAGTGAAGGCTTGCTGCTGGATCCCACAAATTCAACAACTTCACTAAAAACACAACAGTTGTTCTAATGAGTAGTGCACAACATCACTCTTTGTAATGATAGCCCTTGCCGCTAATCTCCAGTGAAAAAGCCCAGTCTATAAGAGCTGTACTTGGAAGTCTCAAGTAGATACTAGGACTAGCTACGGGGTGGAAATGAAGACTAATAGGCTAATCGGGTGGTTGCATATGCAGCACTTACCTTTTCATCAGCTAAAATCGCCGACCTCCAGAACCACCACCACCGTAGCCCCCGCCGCTGGAGCCACCACCGTACCCACCTGCAGAATGGCCAGTGACCGTGTTCAGACCCATTCAACACTGCCATCCACGCACGAAACCCAGCCTCCCTAAAGAGATTTGCGCCAGGAAGTAATCCACTTACCGCCATAGGGGCCCCCGCTGTTCCTGCCACCACCACCGCCGCCGCCGCTGCCGCCAAAGTTGCCTCCCTTCATCGGGCCATAGTTTGAAGATGATTGGGAGTTGTAGTTGCCAAAGTCGTTGTAGTTTCCACCACCTCCAAAGTTTCCTGCAaatgaacattaaataaatacctTACTTAAGTGGTAAGCAGAAATGACTTCTAACAGTCCAAAAACTGTTTTGTATGCTGTGGGTGGAAACGCCTGAACATTGAGCCAGAACTCACCGGCCCCGAAGTTGCCACCACCGGTGGCGCCACTACCACCACCTCCATTGTAGTTGTCGTATCCTCCATTTCCTCCATAACCACCACCCTGGTTGCCATATCCTTGTCCTCCACCATATCCACGATTACCACCGTATCCAGGCCCTCCACCGTAACCACCTGAGGGAAAACATCGCACCCATTAATCATAATAGTACATTTACGTTGCAAAACCATACAATGCCAATATGAGATACTAGAAGTGAAGCCCCTGGGGAGAGGTGATGCAAAATTCTCACcgtcaccaccaccaccaccaaatcCATTGTATCCGTCTCCACCACCATagcctccacctcctcttcctccaaaGCCACCTAAAGAGACATGACAACTAAGCGCCTCAAGCCTTTCCGGAGCTAAAGACACCATTCTACATCAACGGTATTCACCCAGAGGTAAATTCCAAAACAATTTCAATTGACCCAACACTGCATTACATACAAGCAgttaaaattgtacatttttacaaattgtACAGTTCTAGAATAAGATGGCAAAAAACAATTACCTCCATAACCACCCCCTCTGCCAAAGTTACcagctcctccaccacctcgtcCTAAAATCCAAGATATTTTTAATGTGCGCACTTACTGAAAATGACTTTCCCAGAAGcataccaaataaataaaaacatcagccTTGTATTTAGAGCAAACAAGCCTTTCAGCAAGGGGCTGGCTATATCGCTGCCTTACCCCTCATGTTCATCCCAGCGCTGGTCATCTCCTGCTTTGAAAGGGCTTTCCTGACTTCACAGTTGTGGCCGTTTACGGTGTGGTACTTCTGGACTGGGATTGGGAAAGACAAAACAAGGTTTCGTAAACAGCCTAGGCTATATCCCAGGCAGCTAACAACATCCAGTTGCTTCCATGTAGTGGCAATGCcataacattgacaaaatattccagtaacattgttagCTGGGATATATTCcccgtctgccaaattactacaatgtaaatgtaaatgtacagcaTCTTAAAAAAACCAGCAATACACCGAGCCAGCACTTTGCTAATGTTGCGCATACAACTACATTTCTAGCCAATTTGTCCCATCTCCGTTTCTGAGGCCTGATCTAGGCCATAGCAGACAAATGTTCAAATTCACTTACTGACAATCCTGTCCACTGAATCATGATCGTCAAATGTGACAAAGGCAAAGCCCCTCTTCTTGCCGCTGGCTCTGTCGGTCATGATCTCGATTACTTCAATCTTTCCGAACTGATCAAAGTAGTCACGAAGGTGGTGCTCTTCCGTGTCTTCTTTGATTCCCCCAACAAAGATCTTTTTCACGGTCATGTGAGCACCAGGCCTACATGAATCCTGCAGAAGCAACAATCTGTATTAAAGTCACAGTTAGTGACCTCAGGTTCCATGCACCAATCATTGGGGCAACTCACCTCTCTGGACACCGCCCTCTTTGGCTCAACCACCCTGCCATCCACTTTGTGTGGTCGAGCCTCCATGGCCGCGTCCACCTCATTGACCGAAGAGTACGTGACAAAGCCAAACCCCCTTGACCTCTTTGTGTTGGGGTCCCTCATTACCTGGAAGGCGTACATGCAAGTGTGAATGGTTGCTCTGCACCAAGTGTGCACAAGTAAAAAGTATGGTTGCCCCAAAACATTCACTCACCACGCAGTCCGTAAGCACTCCCCATTGCTCGAAATGTGCTCGCAGACTCTCGTCAGTCGTTTCAAAGCTTAACCCTCCAATGAAGAGCTTCCGGAGCTGTTCTGGTTCACGGGGGGCCTGAAAAGAGAAAGGTTGACCAGTTGAGGAGTCTCCAGAGCCATAGTAGTCATAAATAACACAGTAACATTCATAATTtgagcaacaaacaccctcaaaccacaacactgtttatccctcctcctCTGCGCTGACATcgacacacccccacaccatgggctgtggcaattggaacccattttcaaacaatgagcttgaattattgtacagtatacaatgttttggtacagtgttggTCCGTCAACTGCATAATTTGAAACCggaatttaaagactataaacacaggcagagggtaagccaacatgtcagtgagtttTTTCAATTATATGAATTTAATACAAAATCAttactattgtacctttaaactctAAATTTAAATGCACATCTGAAGGGACACAGCTCATGTCAATCCAGAAACCTCGATTTCAACAGCTGCACGCTAAAACTGCGCACGCATGGGGGGTGGAGGTGCAGCTAGTAGACCATTAGTGCGCGACGCCATGTTTAAACGCTCTCAGCCAACTAGTCTTGCGACAAAAGACCATCTACGGCTGCCGAGAAACGTCTCGAACAACACACTCGAATAATTATCAGAAAGAAATGCAAACGTTGGATAAAACGTTCATAAATCGGATAAATGAAACGAAATATTGATGGTGGGTTTTTATCGAGCTAACGTTACCACGGGGCCTGCAAAGGCTGCGAAATGGCGGAGTTGAAGAGCCCATCACTGCGCAAACCAGCCACTTAGCTTCAGAAAGCGAGCTAGCAATGTACACGGGTACAACGTTGCAGGTTATATGTCGATAGCTACTTAACTTAATGTACCAAGATTGGACTTCATCTTTGCATTTCAGCACTACTACTTCGCCAGCTAACGACAtagctagccagttagctaTAACGTTACAGACAATCAGGTCACGtaacgttagccagctaacTCGGTTAGCCTGCTAGCAAACGATAAATAAATGGCATGATCTTTAAATGCaatattatttcacattttaaacaattgaGTACTGTGCGTTTTAACAAAACGACATTATGAGACGGGATATTATTGGTTATAACACCAATATACTAACCTCTTTAGACATATTTTAACGTTTCCGACGACGTCAGACGCAGAGAATACAAGGTCGCGCCTGGAGTATAGGCTCTAGAAACGCAGCATATAATGTGCCTTTAGCCCCACCCCTTCGGTTCATCAATTGGCCATTTGTTCCCGCTAAGCATTTTATCCCACAAACGGATTGCACAAACGGCTGTCCGTCACAAACTGTCGAACATAAACCCAAAACCAGTTTTGGGATcgtttccattatttatttactcttttttatttttttatttttttgtcgtAAACGCTGGACTCGGAACGTTGGAACTCGGAAGCCAATAATGTGCAATTCAGAAGCAAGTGGACGTAATTTATGGTAGTATCTCCCTGTTTTCAGCATAAAATATTGCAATATAAATAACAGTCTTTATAAGTATGGACAGCTGTTTGTCTACCCTTGATTTCTCACATGGTAGACCTTACTTTAGTCCTAGTCCAAATTTCTGAGTCAGAGTAAAATCACAGAGTTGCTGCACACTCCTATCACAACTCTCATTAGGCTAGGTGTCAGGCTCAGTCAGGTGTCTTGGCCATTCTAACAAAATCAAACGTTTAATATTATCAgaagtctttgtgtgtgtgatcaaCAGCTAGCAGGTGTGCTCTCTGACATCATCAGCACAATGACAAAGTAAGGCGCAAAAGAGCAAACTTTGGTTCTGGTAGACCATATAATTTGAAGAGCTGGTGGAGCTttggagagagtgtgtttgtatgatgtGTTCTCCCATGCATACCACAATTGTGtggagaaacaaacaaacaaaaacaaaaaacagggcAGCATCCGCATATTGTGGTTCCTTTTGGAAGAAcatcactgcaaacacacacacaaatctggaAGTTTGGGGATTCCCCCTTTGAAGCAAGAGAAgggaatttacatttacatttttgtcatttggcagatgcttttaatccgaAGCGAATGACAGGAAGAAAGTATACAATATAAAATGAACTCAGCCTTGGCTTTTTATTAATGTGAATTTTCATCCATATTCACTTTACTTCCTGACTCTTCCCATATTAGATCAATTAATTGTTTATAAATGTCTCAATTTGGAGCTCAATTGTATGAATAGTCACTTGACTGTGCAGTTAGAGTGCCTAT from Conger conger chromosome 14, fConCon1.1, whole genome shotgun sequence encodes:
- the LOC133110258 gene encoding heterogeneous nuclear ribonucleoprotein A1-like isoform X2, which gives rise to MSKEAPREPEQLRKLFIGGLSFETTDESLRAHFEQWGVLTDCVVMRDPNTKRSRGFGFVTYSSVNEVDAAMEARPHKVDGRVVEPKRAVSREDSCRPGAHMTVKKIFVGGIKEDTEEHHLRDYFDQFGKIEVIEIMTDRASGKKRGFAFVTFDDHDSVDRIVIQKYHTVNGHNCEVRKALSKQEMTSAGMNMRGRGGGGAGNFGRGGGYGGGFGGRGGGGYGGGDGYNGFGGGGGDGGYGGGPGYGGNRGYGGGQGYGNQGGGYGGNGGYDNYNGGGGSGATGGGNFGAGNFGGGGNYNDFGNYNSQSSSNYGPMKGGNFGGSGGGGGGGRNSGGPYGGC
- the LOC133110258 gene encoding heterogeneous nuclear ribonucleoprotein A1-like isoform X1, which encodes MSKEAPREPEQLRKLFIGGLSFETTDESLRAHFEQWGVLTDCVVMRDPNTKRSRGFGFVTYSSVNEVDAAMEARPHKVDGRVVEPKRAVSREDSCRPGAHMTVKKIFVGGIKEDTEEHHLRDYFDQFGKIEVIEIMTDRASGKKRGFAFVTFDDHDSVDRIVIQKYHTVNGHNCEVRKALSKQEMTSAGMNMRGRGGGGAGNFGRGGGYGGGFGGRGGGGYGGGDGYNGFGGGGGDGGYGGGPGYGGNRGYGGGQGYGNQGGGYGGNGGYDNYNGGGGSGATGGGNFGAGNFGGGGNYNDFGNYNSQSSSNYGPMKGGNFGGSGGGGGGGRNSGGPYGGGYGGGSSGGGYGGGGSGGRRF